Genomic DNA from Hordeum vulgare subsp. vulgare chromosome 2H, MorexV3_pseudomolecules_assembly, whole genome shotgun sequence:
TGTACTACTGAAGTAAAATCTTTACCTTTCCACATCGGTGTGCAGTTAATCGCATTGAAGCTAGAAGTGAGCAGTTGGACATGTACATGCAATTAGATATCGCCACTGATGTCTACCCAATGCATATGGGTGACAAGTTCACCATGGTTTTAGCTCCGACATTGAATCTGGATGGGACTCCAGACACTGGCTACTATACACAGGTAACATGACCTGATTCTTCTTGGTAGTTGATGATGAAATAGTTTGGTAGCTGAATGATGAGAATGGGGCTCATTTCGTGTGACACTTGCCTAAATGTTGTTATTGTCTCACATGGACTTGTCTTCATGGAGGGCGCATGTTTTGGGGCTGATACTCAGGAAGCTCATGttatttctttccttctttcaGGCTGGTAGGAAAACACTTGCTGACAAGTATGACTATGTCATGCACGGAAAGCTTTACAAGATTTCAGAGGACGGTGGCAGTAAGGATAAAACAGCTCCTAAAGTGTATGACTTCTCTCAACTCTAGACTACTGATTTTTTTATGGGTTTTTAAGCTTGCAGGATTTCATATATGTGATATATTCGAGTAATATATGATTTAATGTGAGATTGATTTCTTATCTTCATTAGCCGATGAAGAATATGCTCCATAACCATGTTGCTGAAGCTCATGAGTTTGATAGTACATAATGATTCTCTTATTTACCCTTCAGCTCCTTAATCCCGGCTTCTtaatgcaacaacaacaacaacaaagcctttagtcccaaacaagttggggtaggctagaggtgaaacccataagatctcgcgaccaactcatggttctggcacatggatagcaagcttccatgcacccctgtccatggctagctctttggtgatgctccagtccttcagatctctctttacagactcttcccatgtcaagtttggtctaccccggcctcttttgacattatctgcatgctttagccgtccgccatgcactggggcttctggaggcctgcgctgaatatgctcaaaccatctcagacgatgttggacaagcttctcttcaattggcgctaccccaactctatctcgtatatcatcattccggattcggtccttgtgtggccacacattcatctcaacatgcgcatctctgccacACCTAACtgttgcacatgtcgccttttagtcggccaacactcaacgccatacaacattgcgggttgaaccgccgtcctatagaattttccttttagcttttgtggcaccctcTTGTCACAAAGAATGCCaggagcttggcgccacttcagccATCCGActttaattcgatggttcacatcttcattgatatccccatccttctgcaacattgaccccaaatatcgGAAGGTATCCTTCTGAGGCACCACCTGACCATCAAGGCttacatcctcctcctcctcgtgcattgtagtactgaaagcgcacctcatgtactcggtTTTAGTCCTACcaagtctaaaacctttcgattccaaggtttgcctccataactccaacttcctgttgacccccgtccgactatcatcgactagcaccacatcgtccgcaaagagcatacaccatgggatatctccttgtatatcccttgtgacctcatccatcacaaaggcaaaaagataagggctcaaagctgacccctgGCTTCTTAATGCATGTCCATATAATCCTGTGTGGGTGGGGGAGGGGTGTTGAGATTGCTTGATGCGTGTATTCATGAATAGCCTGGTGTATATACTCCCAAGATAAGGGATGGTGTTTGAGATTGCTTCCTTGAGTGTTACTGAGTAACCTGGTCTATATACATGGTCCAAGATAAGGGGTTTGGTTTTGAGATTGCTTAATTTGACTGTTAATAAGTAACCTGATACATGGTCCAAGATAAAGCTCACATGCTTTCCCTTGAAATTAATGTCATTTCAAATGAAATAATGTCATGGCCTGTTCTCATGTGGAGATCTTGGTGTAACTCATACAAAGAGCAATGTTCCATCTTTTGAAGAGCTGATTGAAGGATTTGGTTTTACATATTTGATATTCCTTGTTTATAGTTTGTACTTGCTTGAAAATTTCTTAAATCTTTGCCAAAGGAGCCCATTTTCTAACGGAACAGCCGAAGCAGAATTTATTGATAGTGCGCTGATGGTATTTTCCCACTTTTGAACCATAAGCATGCTGGGCTAGTTGTATTATGTGAATCACACAATCACACTGTGAGTACAGGCACAATTTTTTTTTAAGAACATTGGCATTTTCTCACAATGCCTATTTTTACATCTCGAACCAACCTACAACTCTTACACCTAGTGGCTACTTACCAAGCAATTGATTTCACCAATTCCCGTCGTGCAACTATTCTAATGATTTTGCCCACTCTTTCCTCTTTCCAGGGAGATCTATGCATCTTTTGGTGGCCTCCTGATGTTGCTCAAAGGTGATGCTTCAAGTGCTGCTAACCTCGAGCTGGATCAAAGGCTGTTCCTCCTCATCCGAAAGGtgtaagcatgtcatctaccagaTAACCAGCGCTTGTAGTTCCACTCAGGGCTATACGGAACCTGTGATCGTTTGGGTGCTAATCGTCCTACCCCCTTGTGTACTCTTTTGGCGGTAATATGACTCTGGATTGGTACAACGTCTTCTCAGTAGCACCAGCCGCTTATCCTTGTTACCCCGGAGCGCATTATGCGTGTGACTAATGTATGTTGCCGATGTTCGTGTACATTATGATGCTGCGTGGATGTTATATTTGGTAATAACTATTACCACGGTGTGAATGTGATGCTGGTGGTTTGGTTCTACTGCATCTTTGCTTGTCTGAACTTCGAGCACCCATATATCTTCAACCAAATCTCCAACAGGCGATCAAATGTAGGCTAGCTGTTGCGTGCATTTAGAGGTTTTGCATTGGCGACAAAGTTGGCATGCCATTTCCTTCCCGCCCTTCACGATGAAAGGAAGTCCAGACAAGTCTTAAACAAGGGGACGGTATTATGCAGGAGCCAGTAAACGGGTCTCTAATTGTATGGCCGATCGAGATAGTTTTGCATCTCATCAAACATGGAGTGCCCTCCTTTGTAGTACCAGTAGTAGAAATCAACATGGAAAATTTCCCAACACGATGTAAAGTAAAATTAGAAGAACGCGAACGAATTTCGGGCACGCGGTCGCAGTTAAGATCACTGACTTACTCTCGGCATCCATCTTCTAGCTACTAAATCCATGATATAAGACGCTAAAAAGAAAAGCTACACAGTCGATAATGGATATGATGATGGTGTATATTCCCCCGGTTTCATTCATTCATTCCCGGTATCCCTGCTGTTACTGTCACTCACACgttccttctcctcccccctcaACAAATCCTACATAACAAAGACGAGACACGAACGGAATGGAGATGGAGGACGACGGGACGACTACTCGGCGCCGTCGGGTTGCTGCTGCTTCTGGTCGCCGAAGATGCGGGTGCGGAAGTCCTGGACCATGAGCGGGAGGCCGTTCCGGAGCGCCACCTTGGGCTCCCACCCGAGCAGCTCCTTGGCCTTGGTGATGTCCGGCTTGCGCTTGTGCGGGTCGTCGGCGGTGTTGGCCCGGAACTCGATCCTTGCGTTGGGGTCGATGGTGTCCTGCACCACCTTGGCCAGCTCCAGCATCGTGAACTCCCCCGGGTTCCCCAGGTTGAACGGCCCCACGTGCTCCCCCTCCATCAGCTTCATCAGCCCCTCAACCTGCACCACCATCATCAGGACATTCATGCATCATTAGACACCAAACAAACACTTGGTAGAACCACAAGATTCGATTCGCCCATGGATGTCGTGAGCTCATGGCACAGAGGCACCAAGCCGGGCAAGGACGTACGACGGCACGGACGTGAGTGACACGACACGGCACGCTTGGTTGATCACAGGTCGTTGATCTTTTTGCATGTGCCGCTCGCGCGATGGAACAGTCGTGACACATTGTTCAACGACAAAGGGGCACGATCGATCGTGCTGTTCCCGGGGGCCAAAAAGGGTGATGGAGAGCTACGTACTGACTTGACGCCGCCGTACGTACGTACGAACGTGTCCGTCGGCAGCAACAGTGCACCAACCAGTTTGGAAGCACCTACGTGACCTGTGTGCGTGCGTGGTCCAGGTCGATGTGTACGTACGGTAACGGTACGTTACGCCACCCGTTAACGACCGTTCGTTGGTGCGGTTTCGTCGACATTGCTTCCCGTCGAAGCTGCAACGTACGGtacgggcgagagagagagagagagagagagagagaccacaCTACAGTACTAGCTAGCCAGCAGGACCAATGCAAACTGTGGAGGCCCAGCTGATGATCGGGCCAACTCGGTCCGTGTCAAGCAGGCTGGGCGAGGGGTGGTCCAGAGCCGAGACCAAAACGCTAGCAACTCTCGGTGGTTCTGTACTTGAGTAGGACCTGAAGGACCACCCCGACCTAACCAACGTGCCAGCGCCACAGCCGCGTGCCGTTGGGAAGCACGGACGGACGGACAGCAGCAGCACCCACGTACGCACGCACTCACTCGCTACATGCGTAGCGTTGGCATGTATGGCAGCAACGACTCAGCGGAAGCCGTGGAAAAGGCTGGGCTGCATGCAACGTTCCAAGGCCAACGAGCGAACCACTACCAAGCTTATAGCTTCAGCTGTACGATTGAtgaaccaaacaaaaaaaaaaggtTGACGAACCAACCGATCGATTAATGAAATCCGTGCTGCTGTCGAAGCTTGTGAGAGGGGAGAAAAGCATGGAGAGCCACCAgccaatgtgtgtgtgtgtgtgagagagagagtctTGACTTGTGGCGTGTGTTGGTGAGAGGGAGAGCTTACCAGATCGGAGACGTACTGGAAGCTCCTCGTCTGCTTGCCGTCGCCGTACACCGTCAGGGGCTCCTTCCTCAGTGCCTGCATCATAAATCAATCGATAAAGTGTCACCGTTAGCAACTTGTTGTTAACATCAGAAGACGAATCGTGCCATGCCTACGACGCTTTCGCTGGCTAAGCATcactggtttcttcatcaatcgacaaaatgtcaccATTAGCAACTTGTTATCATCTCTTCCACCACACACACATGTACGTACCTTTCGCATGTAAGGAGTCATGTCAAGTTTGGTGTAAAATACGTTTTAACTAGCGGGGGTGATTCGTGTCAGCTACTTGGTATTAGGAAAATGAGAGTTGGAAC
This window encodes:
- the LOC123424749 gene encoding DNA-directed RNA polymerases II, IV and V subunit 8B-like, encoding MAEHLFEDIFHVTRIDPDGKKFDRVNRIEARSEQLDMYMQLDIATDVYPMHMGDKFTMVLAPTLNLDGTPDTGYYTQAGRKTLADKYDYVMHGKLYKISEDGGSKDKTAPKVEIYASFGGLLMLLKGDASSAANLELDQRLFLLIRKV